From the Chanos chanos chromosome 7, fChaCha1.1, whole genome shotgun sequence genome, the window TCTGTTACACATGAGAGTAAGAAAAATGCTTATGGGACTCATCGCTGTCTGTGTACATGcacatagatgtgtgtgtgtttgtgtgtgtgtgtgtgtgtgtgtgtttgtacatgtacATAGATGTATATCTTTTCTTAACTTGAAATTAAGACTTAAAAACCTTGGAATTCAGCTCTGTTAGTCAGACTGTTTCTCATTACTCAGAATTTAGATTCAGACATCATCaacaatatttttttacttAGATCAGTCATCAGAGCCTCTTGTTCAGGATTTGACACAGGATCCTGCCAACAACACTGAGGAATCTGCTACAcatgagagtaaaaaaaatgcttatgggactcatctctgtctgtgtacatgcacgtagatgtgtgtgtccgtgtgtgtttgtaaatgtacatagatgtgtgtgtatatatatatatgtgtgtgtgtgtgtgtgtgtgtgtgtgtgtgtgtgtgtgtgtgtgtctgataagtCCAGCAAATACTTACAGTTTTATTTAGAATTTATTTCAATTTGATATGCAAAGTCCAAAAAGCACCATTGTAATTTCAGTCtataaaacaatcaaaacaaaaacattttaaaaggacaCATAGAACTCTTAAAATGATTCAGCACCTTAAATATTTCAATCAAACTGACTGGGTATAAATCTGTCTACTTAAGAATAATTAAAAGAGGAATAAAGCCTGCTTTtgaaaaaatcatattttattaGTAACAACTTAAGCAATTACAAAGTAACATAAGATTATATAAAACCAACAACAGGGGGTAAATTATACTTTGCGTTGCTTCTCCATTTGTGAAAAACACCTGATCTACACAGTCCCTACATTCCTCTGAAATTAAGAATATATCTGATTAAACTAATCTGATTTCACGATAAGTATATCTGCTATTTTGCTTTTTAAgtgcattaaaaatgtttacattgtttaagtgtatgttgtgtgtatgtaagcaATTGTATGCGAAATATATGTTAAAATGGTGGTATAGTTCGGCAAGTCTCCAGTCACTTCCCCATGCCCTACAATTTCCTTTTaaaattatttcttatttatatGTAGTTGTTTTAAAAGTCCACTCCACATGCTATTACTTTTATTAAGTTAATACATTTAAGGTTTAGGTTAACTATTTTCAGATATTGAAAGCACCTCTCAGTGTTAATGCATCAGAGAAAAGTCAGTTGGAGACATTCATccctgaaaactttttttttttttcaacttttgttCACTTAACAAAGATCCCGCAAGCCTTCCCACCCCTGAGGAGGAGACCAAAGGACAATTATGCCTTGTAAGTACTACACTCATGCATTTGTTTCAACTTTTTTATTGTTCCCTGAACAATCACATTTTCTGTCTCAACAAAGATTGATCTCTACAACTGTACACGTTTTATTGAACATTAAagactgtggattttttttttagaaactgaCTGAAGAAACTGAAAGAGTCAATCTCCCACTACAGTCAGATGAACTTAGAATTATGATCCTCgggaagagaggagatggtAAGAGCAGTAGCTGCAATACCATCTTTGGAGAGAAACTATTCACTGTAATATCCTCACCCAGCTCTACATCTGATGCCTGTGAAGTTGAAACAAGGATTGTCAATGGGAAAAAACTAAAAGTCATTGACACACCTGGATTCTTTGACCCTGATCTTTCCGATGACAAACTGAAACAAGCAATTGAAAAGAGTGTCACTCCGTTTAGAGTTGATGTTTTTATCATTGTGCTTAGGGTGAGACTGTGCACGGTTCAAGAAGCCGACATCATTGAGAAAGTTGTGGTGATGTTTGGAGAGGATGTCCTTAAGTCTACAGTTGTCCTTTTTACTCATGGTGATCAACTTGATGATGAGCAGACCATTGAGGATTTTGTGGAAAAGAATTC encodes:
- the LOC115816411 gene encoding GTPase IMAP family member 7-like, with product MILGKRGDGKSSSCNTIFGEKLFTVISSPSSTSDACEVETRIVNGKKLKVIDTPGFFDPDLSDDKLKQAIEKSVTPFRVDVFIIVLRVRLCTVQEADIIEKVVVMFGEDVLKSTVVLFTHGDQLDDEQTIEDFVEKNSVLKDFVEKCGGRCHVLDNKYWNQQKEGYRSNSVQAEKLLNTIEKMVGENKGECSTIDMSQNEEEEQNLLPGSRPRSTTSRNAAEILRPFTGAIRRIIDCIVRFFLCNRGS